In Mangifera indica cultivar Alphonso chromosome 14, CATAS_Mindica_2.1, whole genome shotgun sequence, the DNA window TTTAAACAACAGGAATACTCGTGAAAAAAGACATTAACGAGGAAGTGAAGCACTGGAAAaccaataataacaataataatacaCACCAAATCACATGtatataatgttttatatatatatatatatatatatatatatatatatatatatatatatatatatatatatatacacacacacacggGGCTGGTGCAGGCTGTGTATGTACAcatatcttcttcttctacatCAAGAGCTCATTCACCCAACCCAGATCGGGATCGGGACAACCCAGCTGCCCGCCATTGATGTCATTGATCTTCTGATCATCAACCAAACATTTGTTTGAAGAATCACCTCCAAAAGGATTCATTGACCCTGATGGGATTGGAGTTGAAGGAGAAAGAACAAATTGTTGTTGATCGTCAATATTAAAAGAATTCGCATCGATCCATGGAACAGTATAATTGATGCTACTACCACCAGGGAGAGACAAAGGAGAAGAAACTTCATTAAAATTCATTGCATCCAAAGAGCTCATCAACTCATTAAGCATATCATTGTAACTCAGGGCCGCATCAGAAGTACTGCTAAACTTTGTCAAACAATCAGTGTAGCGCGAAATGGGTGAGAATTTATGATTTACCGGCGACAATGGTGGTGACAGAGACGGTGACCGTGACAAATGAGACATACACAATAAAGTACTAGTTGGAGAGGAATTGACAGAATGATTGCAGAGTGTGCAACAGTGATTATTCTTATGATTGTTCATAGGAGATGATGAAATCTCAGGCAAAATGCGAAGCTGACGTGTAGAGTGAGCAAAAAAACACACCTTTCGTTTGCAATTCTTGCCGTCTTTGCAAGCTTCAGTTCTATATCGTGATGGATGGAGCCAGCACTCAAAGACTCCATGAGCAAACTCACAATCATCTCCACGGCTACACCCGCCTCCTTTACGGAACTCAGAACAAACAGTTCCAGAATAATGAAACCTGCGAGGATCCCGGCGGCGAGCCTTCTCCCCAGGATGAGCAAAAGGACAATCAGTCCAATCATGGCTCCGGCTGCGAGTACAGCGACGGATCTTGAACTCGTACATCCGAAAGTGATCCGAGGCATAAGGATCCGAATCAGAGTCAGGATCAGAACCAGCATCAGTATTGTTGAAAGGCAAAAACTTATAAAGACTGCTGATTTCTTCAGGgaaaaacatattattgattTCTTGATGATGGTGATGGTGCATCAGTTTCTTGCTGTTGAGAAGAAGTTTCCTGGGAGGAACCTCAATATTCTTAAAGGGTTTGGTAGAACCTTTTGATGAAAGAAGATGCTGGAGTTTCTGTTGATGCTGGTCAGCACAAACGGTCGTCATAGCTGAACATACAAAAGAGATATCAAATGAAATGAAACAAGTGATGAGAAATAGGATGATGGTTGATAATGGTGTTGAGAAAGAAGGGAACAAGAGAAGAGCCAGTTAAATAAGTCAGAGAGAAAGAAGGGCATGGGAGGAGGGACAAGGGGTGGGGCTTAAAGATGCGTGGCAAAATAGCATTTGGGATGATCATGCAGAAAAGGGTTATGTGGCAACTTCAAATACAATGGCACACAGGATTTTGCTATGTGTTCCATTTTCAGACATTTGATTATCTTCTACACTCTGCTCAATTATTCTTCTTGATTGATATACAATCGCCATCAACCCAAATACTGCTACGTTGTACTTGTTTGTACTTAACCCTTTTTAATCCTTAATATTCTGCGATTAGTTCCATCTACCTCGCCTATTTTAATTAGGGTTTAGTAATAACATTTTGAATATGAACACTTAAAAGATCAGTGTGCCTATACAAATCTTCATATTCCACATCCAAGGGACAACATCGAAAGAtctcaaaagtttaattttaatatattattaaaaaaatttaaatttaaatttttttattcataaaattttctcttatattaCTTCAGTTAAAATAATAAGTGAAATTTtctatcttatattatatgacaaattaaagaaatatgcaattctaaagttaaagataaaattatagtaaaaaaatttttaaaaaataatttgaatgataaaatagtagactttatatataagaaaatattgatttaattttcctctaataatattaaaattttgatttatctaattaaatgattataaaattgattattaaattaaaaatttattatatttagtataattaatttatcttcaataattatagaactaattattaaattaaaattttattttatttaatataattaatttaatttaattttaaaaataagaccTAAGTCGTGTGAGattactcatttaaaaaaaaattataacattcgACATATACGGATAAGGATATATGACCAAGCAAAATCGATTTCGAATACTTTGGGATGCTCAACAATGATGACAAGTGATAATATTGGAAAAGCAAAAGCTAATTTCATCTGGGCTTCTTAACCATCATACTTTGTAAACTGGTTCAGGGTACAAGCCCATCTGTAAAAGAACCTGACAAAACACGATTATCCGCACCGTTTTATTGTACGTCAGCAAAATAGAACTACAAAAAAACAAACAGCGACGGTTGGAATTTTGCAAGGGCTTGAACTTGGAATTTTGCAAGGGCTTGAACTGCCCAAGACGCCCACAAATTTAACGAGACGTccacaaattttaatatttttggggCCAAAGGGTTTATTTCCAGCCGAagtatctttttttaataaattctcctttaattttaaaaattttatttattcatctacaaataattaattttattcattttaaaaataaaattatcattttatatataatattaaaaataaacttaaattttatttcttttttctccttaaactataaaaattaactattttctctcataagtcaaattttaaaaaataatatttctcctcgtaaggtttagttttcaaactccaatATTATCTCAAGTCTCATTGCTAgtagtctctctctctctcgaaaCTTTCTCTCCTTTCAATAATCTCTCTCCTTTCCCTTGAACTTTTGATCAACGTCAAATGAAGTTGAGAAGAGAAAAAGTTTTATCGAGAAGATGaagatctcatcttcgtctagaaagaaatgagaaagacgatcatcttcccatacaaagatgagatcttcatctttgtctcttcagCTTCATTCGACGTAGATTAAATGTCCAagtgagaggagagagatcgcCGAATGGAGAGAAAGCATTGGGAGGGAGCAACTGCCACAATGGCATCAGAAATGGAgttggagtttgaaaactaaacctacgggagaaatatcattttttaaaacttagcctATTGGGGAAATGGTTAGTCTTTAGAGTTTagggaggaaaaagaaaaaaaatttaaagggttagagtttcgttaactttaatcATCTGTGGgtgaataaataagattttcaaaattaagagatagaaacttgagaaaggaggatactttaggtgggaaatagtcctttggccgacTGCGAATTGAAAttggaaatatatatagaaagtaTTTTCGAGAATTATTAAAAActatcaatatttatttaagagGTGTTTGGATAtggatagataaaaaatattttgataatatattttttattatgatttattaataatgatgtgataagtaatatagaggataatcttattattatctcacattaaatattaaaaaattattaaactaattttgaatttattataattatattcttatttattaaattgtaaagacaaaataacattatttttaattaatataacaagtaacataaaaatattgtaaaataattatatctaaaaatatttaagtaaaataatatactaatatttttttattatctctaactaaatataataattattcatattaattaaattttattaaatataataataatttatatttaataattttttaaataatctatatttaaaataattttttaatacttaaaacaaATGCAGCCTTAGTTATATTGTTTGTGGAGGTATATTCAGATCAAAAACACTTCCTAGAGTGGTAGCTTTTGGTTGTTGAACTTGATCCAATCCTCTTTAGTCATACAAGTTCTGTTTCCTCATGTCTCAATTGAAGGGACTAAAAAAGCACAAATTCTTGAGTTAATTGAGTTAAATACGGTACCAACGATCAACTATAGTTAGAAGtgtgtataatttaattcaaatcataaaatcagTGTAAACCACTTAAGAATtacagtttgatttggtttagtttagattgataaattttttaaaaataatttttaatttgagttacgATTTTCAGACTGAACTAAAttttaaaccatatttttttaatatatatatatttgacaacatattttgaaaaataattaggtgtacaatttttttttatatttattttatcattttctttacatgtatagtatatatatttcatatttattttacatatttatattatgttttaaaaaatcataatctgattaattttattaaataatatatttttagaagaagatgattttaataggttcaaaTCGTAATCTAAACCAgactaaacaatatttttttagtttggtttgatttagaaattttataaactttttttttagtttagtttgaaaaagttcttacatttatattgaatatatatttcatatttattttatatatttatattatgttttagaaaactataattcaattaattttattaaataaatatttttagaaaaaaataattttaatatgttcaaaCCGTAATTCAAACCAGactaaaccatatttttttagtttagtttactTTAAAAAAGCTCTTACacgtatattgtatatatatttcatatttattttacatgtttatattatattctagaaaactataattcaattaattatattaaataatatttttttttaaatgagtatttttaatagattcaaaccataatttaaactatatcaaatcgtatttttttagtttgatttgatttaaaaattttacaaatcaatttttcagtttgatttgattaaaaaaatttacgaaatgattttttaatttaatttgaaaaaactcgCAGAGCGTATCAAATCAGTGTGCACACCTCTATCTATAGTGACAAAATTCATGTTTGCAGGGAAATCAGCATCGTTGAGTTAATCCTGGAAAATATATTGCATCCATAAAAAAATAGCCATCTATCAAACCAACCACTTTTGGCATTAAATTTTCCGTGGCACTCATTAATAATGCAAGTAAAACACAGATTGCGGAGGGCATGAAACATGAAGAAGGTGACATGATTTTCTGTGGGCATGTTTCACCATGTGCACATGAGTTTTCGCATTCCTGATGCCATGCCACGAATTCGTGCTTTTAAGCCTGTTTCATGCacacacaaacaaacaaaataactgACTTTCGTTTTGGCCTTTTTGCAGAATTAAATCGGAAGGCTGAACCCAAGTGGGGCATGTTAAGCTAGTCTATTATTATACTGTTCTTGGCGAAAGCATACATCAATAGGGACTGCACTTCTCTAATTTAATGGATGGATAAATTCAAAGTAATAACAGGCACAAACAGACGGTCAGTTATGAGCTGaaatttttctctttccttccaCGTGACATGCTTTTCAGATCATCATGTAATTTGACTCACCAAATGCCAGCTGAATTGAATGTGCAACTAGCTAGCTACTACACTGGACTCCATCACTTCTGAAATTCGGACTTCTAAATTGCACTCTTTCTTTCATACTCGCATGTTGCAGGGCCATATCCATTTTTGGATTAGCCACGGCATACCATGGTACCATTGAGAAATTTCTTAAACCTAAGAAGACCAATAAAATCTATCCAagattattcatatatttggATTGTACCTTGAATCTTGTTCCTAATTGATTGTTCAGGGAAAGTTGTAAAGGGGTCTTTTGTTTGTTTAGAATATTTgttaggaatttttttttccttacaaaTTGGTTGCTTGTTCGTAAGTGGTACAATCCCAAATTGTAAGAGACACCAATCAAATAGTTAAAGTTACTTAACGGTGTAACGGGACTCTTTGGAATTAAgagttgaaataaatttttatgagtttttttgttttaaaaatcacataattGTAAAGAATCACCTCACTTTTCTCTACCAAGCTAAACTCGTCTCATAATTTCAagataaataaacatttatttgCAAAATCACCAAATTATAGGACTTTGAGAGGCATCAGAACATGGTTGGCTGCAATGCATTCCCTCCCACATGCCAATTGCTTTGGATGAATCATACGGGGTAAATGAAAACGATTATAAAACATGAACACCATTCCTGTCATAACATAACTTCAACCAGCCAAAAAGTGGCATGGCAGGGCAAAAGAAGGCCAAGAAAAGTAAATTGCAGACTCAAATGTTATGGTCCACCCAGATCCTTATATACTTTCCTAACTTCTATTTGGTAAAAGAGCAAATTATGGTAAATTATGTTTAGAATGCAagctttttaaataaatatcagaCGACACCAAAATGGCTACCTTATCAGGACAGTATccataaaatcatcaaattttgCATAGCAAGTATAGTTTCAAGTTAAAGCTATCAACTTTATAGTGCTCTATTGTACATGCCACGGTTCTGAAACCATTAACATTTACCACAACTCTCCATGGTTGCTACAAAAGAAATTTACATATGGTAATACGGCAAatcaatttaacatttttccttCATTGGAGAGAGGCCAAAAGTACTTGGCTTATAAAAGAAAACTTTCAACGCAATTTTACAACTATGCAGGACATGTCATCCTTGCTTTTCCTAGAAATGGCCTCGTCTATCAAGAGCTTTGCTGCCGATTGAGCgtcttttatctttttgatCAAGTCCACAGCTTCTTGGTTTGACATTACCTGTAAGGTAATGAGATAAGTCAGAAAATCCAAAACTTCAGTCACATTGAAACTATAACTAGCCATAGCAAAGGGTGGAAAGAGAAAATAGATTCGAAATCTGGTTACTCTGATTTTTCCatcataaaaaacaaagtttcaCATCCAGTTTTATCTTCAGGAGATATAAAACAACATGAAGGTGATAATCAACATAAAAACTTGGCTGACCTTCCATATTCCATCACTTGCCAGAATAATGAACTCCGTATCATCACCAATCATCTCCACTTTTATATCTGGTTCTGAGCTAAGGTGTATTTTCAAGCTCTTGTCACCAAATGCCCTTGCCACAGCCAGTTGCCCATCAACACGAGGAACATCCCCTGTGCAACAGATTGTGAACTTAATTTCTAAGACCAATATATagcataaaaattttcaagtttatcTCAGTCCCTATATGCACTCATGAGGCTGTTTAATAGAGATGAAAACCTAGCCAAGaactttcaatttaaaattttaatacactAGAACATTTTTTCCAAACAAGAATAAGTGTTCCAGCAAAAAGTTTCACTtctagagttaaaaaaaaaaaaaatgttgcagCAGGACAGATCATTCAAAGACAATTTAGCTAAGCCAgctaaaatttattaagttattTCTTTTCAGCATGAAAGTTGCTTTAAATTCCAAGTGATCAAACTAAGCTAAAAGCAGAACTAGATTTTCCGGTTCATATTTCAAAAAGCCTAATACCTGGAAGATTTGATACAAAGCCACCACGGTTCTCAATTAGCTTCTTCTCCTTGCTTGGTTCATGGTCAACTGATAGTTGTTTGGCCACACCATTCTTGCATATAACAGCTCGAGAATCTCCCACATTTGCAACAACAAGTTTTTCACCATTAATTAGTATTGCTGTCACTGCAGTTGACCCTCCTTTTCCCAGTTCAAACGCCTTCTCCAATATTTCAGCATCCGTTGTACGATAAGCTTTCTTTATTGCATTTTCTGTTTCTGTCCAAAAGTCGCGCTGCTTGCAAAACATcagaaataaaagcaaaaatgacatcctaaaacattttttttaagtcaGAAAGGCAACAACGCATACTGAAAACCATAGGAAGAGTACctctttcaaaatattatcgAACAGATGAGTTTGCAAATAATTTGCTACATCATGGCCCAAATGGCCATCAAATATGGCAAACAAACCCAAGTTAGCGTCATTTACTTGCTTGAATTCTGAAACTACGTAATCCTCCATGGCATGGTTTGATTTTCCCTTCATTAAGTGAAAACCATGCGTGATATGCTTTGATACTTTACTCTTCCCCTTCCCCGTATCAATTGCAGATGAACAAAAAGCCTTaacctaaaaaacaaaaagtaaaaaacaattaaatctaagttaatgattatcacaaaaataaactTCCTCCGTGGAACATTTTCTACAAATTTCAAGAAAAGCAAAACTAATTAAAGCTTCATTAGCAAATGCCTAAAAGAAATCACTTTCTGGAAAAGCACCTATACTTCAAGTCTCATGAAAACCAACATATCTATCAAGAAGCAACATCAATTGAAGATCAATTTCATTTCTTAATCTAGTCAATTAACGAAAACTCATCAACTCAGGAAAGTTAATTACATAACAACAACTTAATTAAGCTGAAGATACCTTCATCTTGTGAAGAATCTCTCGGCCAGCCATGGTGTTGTTTAATCTATTCTTTTCGTTCCTTCGGTTAGAAGCCTAGAGAGAGAAATGAAGAAGGAAAACAAGTGCAGTGCCGGTACATAATAAATAAGGCGTTTGCTTGTTTGACTTTAAAAACACACAGGAGCCACAATGGCTGCTGCGTATATCACAATTGAACGCGTCCTTGCCGACGACTTTTCTCCCTATTTAATTGATTCAGATTTCAGCGTCAATCAATTTAACTGTTGgttgaatgaatttattgtttgtCAAACAAGTCACTGTGTGTGACAGACAAGCTGGATAATTATTTATCGAGTGAATGATTTTCTCACCCCAGATTtgttaaaagtaaaaccattcaatctttaaactaaaaattatggctcaaaatttgttttgaagGCCGGACTGGATAAATTGGTTcgattgattaaataataaattattttataatttgattaaacttatatataaatattaatttatttaaaatttaaataatttgagtaAACTTGTTAAATTGGAATGactatttaaaactaataaaattaatttttattaaaagtttaaagagttataatttataatattttacttgaattaatgatgaaatttataattaattttttatttatataataaattgtcagttatttaattaatatatttgaaattatatttcatatattttatgctTAATATGGTAATATACTTATCAAGTATTGTGTCTACTCACTTCTCTGTTTATAtggttacattttttttttttttttgtgagaatttataatttaaaattcaaaagtgGGCAATGTGATTTTCCcaaaactttggtgaaaaaaattatataactacGTGGATGGTTTTTATGCCACTAATATTTCCCGTAATAGGTCCTTATattactaaatatttatttatttataaaaatgtaattaagtAAGTTAATAAGGTCAATTTTGGCGTGCCCTCTTTGGTATACTGTGTCCCCCATAACATGGCATGATTTCAAGGTTTGGTGAACTATAGCACTCTCTCGGgagttcattaataaattttttcaatttcataaatgtacagtattatgtgtatttattttaaatatataaataaataaatattaatatgtgttatcacatgattaaatgttattttattcttaattaaaaatcacctaatcatataataacacatataagtatatacttatttatatactcaaaatagatatacataattttattgctcaTAAATTTAGTACATAATTAAAATGTACATATGTGTTAAATTGCTTTAATCTAAACTTCCACAAAGGGCAAAatacatttattcatattattattacggataggccaaaagacttatttctatcCAAACTTTGGTGAAAACTCTAATTCatacttgttaatttttaaaatttcaaatacttatctttttattaaaattcattattaaggttagaggtaaaaatattatttagctaaaaatatttttaaaaaactaaaaatttatcatatttttccctttaagtttaaaaactaataattttttttccattaaaagtttgaaaagtaacaattttccccctagggtttcattcttttccttttcttccctGGCCAATCTCCCATGTCAGCGCTCCCTTCAGTCTACCAAAAGAAGATGAATCATCGGCCAATCGACGACCGACCAATGATACGTCAGTCAAAGTTTGTGTGATGCATAGATTTGTGCGGATCGACCAATGTATAGATCGATCAGacatatttgattcattttcttctggTAGACTGGAGAGCACATCGGTATGAGAGGTTGACAGGAGAACGGTTGTTgaagaaggaaataaaaataatgaaaccctaaaaaggaaataattactttttaaactttagatgagagaaataggataaatttttaatttttttaaatatttttaactaaataatatttttattcttaattctactaataaattttaataaaaagataaatatttaatttgtaattaatagGTATGAACTTATATTTTCACctaatcttgggtgggaatatttTTTTTGGCGTTTCGCATACTAAAACTTTTGTATTAGTCACGGGGATCTTGACACATGTAAAAAGAGAACGGGCAATAtgtgtgattttaaaattagcCACTTTGCTGTCAGGAAGAAGGgaatataaaattcatgaaatgaAGTTGGTTGGATGCATGCGTGGATGTTATGGATTGGTTAGTAGCTAACTAATTTGGTCATACGTGTAAAATTCAGGTAAACCCCCTATATTCAATCGAATCACTATTCATTCTAATGAAACATCGATTTTATCAGGGTAATGCCAATATACTAATATGTGTTGATAGGGAAATTACATCAATACAATTACGTAATTTCTTAGAAATATTGGGTGAGAAGTGTCTTGGAATTGCAATTGGAATGTGTGAAAAGATCtaacttttcatattttgtatcatgtggttcttttttttaataaaataataatacattttaaaaaataaattaaagttttttttttatttttctttttttattccaCTACAATTTAATGTAACAAATGTTTCCGatccaaatataaataaaagactaATATTATctcatcaaattataattaactcagtcaaaaaaaaaatagaaaaaataatttagaattaaatttcaaCTTGGCAAATAATAatgcaatattatatattaaatatctaacTTTATGGTAAGAAAATCATTcttatttcaaactttaacGTATCCTTAAATATCATACCcattaactaaattaaaataatccaaaCATTATATATTCAACTTTTTACTATTGAATGGACTCAACTTTTGCTCCCGAtcattcaagttttcattctttaattaaaaagatgaagaatGAGACAAAAACAAgtatttcttttcttatgtGTTGGGTTGGGTTGTCACTAactcaacatatataatataatttttttatcttattgtaAGCAAATAACATGTATATGAGTAAAAGATGAATTAATTTACTTTTACTGTATTGCTTAATCACTTGCAGAATCTTTAATGCTTATGTGGCGTTGGGTTTTGTTGGTGCTTGCTACAACATAGTTTCTGAATTAGggatttgaaaagtttagagaaaATTACTATAAAGTATTGTTGATAGCTTGACgcatttataaatttatgtgaagataaattttaaaaatttaaaataattttttaaatcggttttatttgaattcgatttgatgACTCGTTTTTGAATGTGATCTGTCCAATTTAGTTTATCAATctgtattattaattttatcaatatatatcaCATTATACAATACATACACTGTATCAGATCAACTTTTGATACATCTTAAAACATGTATCGTATTGTACGATATGTATCACATATCTTACAATACTAATTACCATGATCAAAAGAATCTGAGTGAGCATATAAACTACTCCCTTCACCTTTTGGAGAGAAAgcaaacaaataaacaagaccaaaatcaaactctcttCCTCTTGATTGAACTATGTGGAAGCAAATAACaattgaaatatgattttttttcatactaaacaataaaaaacaagtaaaatggaaataaattttacaatttaacgTGAAAAGTTCTTCGATGTGAAGAGTAAAATTATGACACATTGCAGAAAAAAACTAATTCACTATATCCAAAATAATGGTATACATACACACAGAGACAGTTTTGTTATGCtgaaatttattttctcttatccTAACTCATGAAGATAACGGGCTGGACttttcatataaaac includes these proteins:
- the LOC123195774 gene encoding zinc finger CCCH domain-containing protein 2, coding for MTTVCADQHQQKLQHLLSSKGSTKPFKNIEVPPRKLLLNSKKLMHHHHHQEINNMFFPEEISSLYKFLPFNNTDAGSDPDSDSDPYASDHFRMYEFKIRRCTRSRSHDWTDCPFAHPGEKARRRDPRRFHYSGTVCSEFRKGGGCSRGDDCEFAHGVFECWLHPSRYRTEACKDGKNCKRKVCFFAHSTRQLRILPEISSSPMNNHKNNHCCTLCNHSVNSSPTSTLLCMSHLSRSPSLSPPLSPVNHKFSPISRYTDCLTKFSSTSDAALSYNDMLNELMSSLDAMNFNEVSSPLSLPGGSSINYTVPWIDANSFNIDDQQQFVLSPSTPIPSGSMNPFGGDSSNKCLVDDQKINDINGGQLGCPDPDLGWVNELLM
- the LOC123195504 gene encoding probable protein phosphatase 2C 58 — encoded protein: MAGREILHKMKVKAFCSSAIDTGKGKSKVSKHITHGFHLMKGKSNHAMEDYVVSEFKQVNDANLGLFAIFDGHLGHDVANYLQTHLFDNILKERDFWTETENAIKKAYRTTDAEILEKAFELGKGGSTAVTAILINGEKLVVANVGDSRAVICKNGVAKQLSVDHEPSKEKKLIENRGGFVSNLPGDVPRVDGQLAVARAFGDKSLKIHLSSEPDIKVEMIGDDTEFIILASDGIWKVMSNQEAVDLIKKIKDAQSAAKLLIDEAISRKSKDDMSCIVVKLR